A portion of the Bdellovibrio bacteriovorus genome contains these proteins:
- a CDS encoding response regulator, which yields MGAKKILIAEDSQIEGMILERALTSAGYQVTRAHDGLEAFEKHLSQDKFDLLITDISMPGLSGVELIWHARDKNVLPPTIVLTSNKSEEASLKSLEIGALDHLTKPYNLPLILAKVKVVIGRS from the coding sequence ATGGGCGCAAAGAAAATCCTAATTGCAGAAGACAGTCAAATTGAAGGTATGATTTTAGAGCGTGCCTTAACATCCGCAGGCTATCAGGTGACTCGCGCTCATGATGGCCTTGAGGCTTTTGAAAAGCACTTAAGCCAAGATAAATTTGATCTTCTGATCACGGACATATCTATGCCCGGACTTTCGGGTGTGGAACTTATCTGGCATGCGCGCGATAAAAACGTGCTGCCGCCCACCATTGTTTTAACTTCCAATAAGTCCGAGGAAGCTTCTTTAAAGAGTTTAGAAATCGGCGCCTTAGACCACCTTACCAAGCCCTACAACTTGCCGCTGATCTTAGCCAAGGTGAAGGTCGTCATAGGCCGTTCATGA